A window of the Phaenicophaeus curvirostris isolate KB17595 chromosome 9, BPBGC_Pcur_1.0, whole genome shotgun sequence genome harbors these coding sequences:
- the PKD2L1 gene encoding polycystin-2-like protein 1: MSSSHLNKGAESQFRASEEHELEAVGKKAWDNPVYNGSPSTSLKIKAIYNPKSIGENPYENFEKAGDSLPCQENQSKAVDGKTSPFLKCCFYIFRGIRGLWGTTLTENTAENRELYVKTTLRELLVYIVFLVDICLLTYGMTSSNAYYYTKVMSELFLQTSADSRVSFQSISSMADFWVYAQGPLLDNLYWTKWYNNESLAAHSTQSYIYYENLLLGVPRMRQLKVKNNSCVVHDDFKEEISGCYDVYSDDKEERVSFGLINGTAWRYHSEEELGGSSHWGRLTSYSGGGYYIDLKLTREESAEALQILKEKLWLDRGTRVVFIDFSVYNANINLFCVLRLVVEFPATGGAIPSWQIRTVKLIRYVSAWDFFIVACETVFCVFIFYYVVEEILELRIHKLQYFTSIWNVLDVVIILLSIVAIGFHIFRTIEVNRLLGELLKHPDTYADFEFLAFWQTQYNNMNAVNLFFAWIKIFKYISFNKTMTQLSSTLARCAKDILGFAIMFFIVFFAYAQLGYLLFGTQVENFSTFVKCIFTQFRIILGDFDYNSIDNANRVLGPIYFVTYVFFVFFVLLNMFLAIINDTYSEVKEELSSQKDELQLSDILKQSYNRTLKKLKVKKERISDVQKALQNRTKELNFEDFKNSLKELGHADNEITAAFSRFDKDGNYVLDEEEQQQMKHDLEAKRAALNTEIENLGKSYGDNNLDENLTYMEARNNHANKASWVSREEFQVILQRVLKLEQSINSISSKIDAVMNKLDMLERNKLKRKDMGKLLDNTSKEEERSQEELLPQSLDQLGKEKAERWGNNQNEIYPILPKSSVLGSQEPKTIQPQSDVHF; this comes from the exons ATGAGCTCATCTCACCTAAACAAAGGAGCTGAGAGTCAGTTTCGAGCCTCGGAAGAGCATGAACTGGAGGCAGTGGGGAAGAAAGCTTGGGATAATCCTGTTTACAACGGCTCTCCCTCTACCTCTTTGAAGATTAAAGCCATCTACAACCCCAAGTCCATCGGGGAGAATCCCTATGAGaactttgaaaaagcaggggaTTCACTGCCATGCCAGGAAAACCAGAGCAAAGCTGTGGATGGGAAGACAAGTCCTTTCCTCAAGTGCTGCTTCTACATCTTCAGAGGCATCCGAG GTCTGTGGGGCACTACACTGACTGAGaacacagctgaaaacagaGAGCTTTATGTGAAGACCACACTGCGAGAGCTGCTAGTCTATATTGTGTTCTTGGTGGACATCTGTCTAT TGACATATGGAATGACAAGTTCCAATGCCTATTACTACACCAAAGTGATGTCTGAGCTCTTCTTGCAGACCTCTGCAGACAGCCGTGTCTCCTTCCAGTCCATCAGCAGCATGGCTGACTTCTGGGTG TATGCACAAGGCCCCCTCCTGGATAATCTTTACTGGACAAAGTGGTACAACAATGAGTCCCTAGCAGCTCACAGCACCCAGTCCTACATCTATTATGAGAACCTTCTGCTGGGTGTCCCACGCATGCGACAACTGAAGGTGAAGAACAATTCCTGTGTGGTCCATGATGACTTCAAGGAGGAAATCTCAGGCTGCTATGATGTATACTCAGATGACAAGGAGGAAAGGGTCTCCTTTGGACTCATCAATGGAACAGC ATGGAGGTACCATtctgaggaggagctgggtgGCTCATCTCATTGGGGAAGACTAACTAGTTACAGTGGGGGTGGATATTACATAGACCTCAAGCTGACCAGAGAAGAGAGTGCTGAAGCCCTGCAAATCTTGAAGGAGAAATTATGGTTGGATCGGGGGACACGAGTTGTCTTCATTGATTTCTCTGTGTATAATGCAAATATCAATCTGTTCTGTGTTCTGAG GTTAGTGGTCGAGTTTCCAGCCACTGGTGGTGCTATTCCGTCCTGGCAAATACGGACAGTCAAGCTTATACGATATGTCAGTGCATGGGATTTCTTCATTGTTGCCTGTGAAAcagtcttctgtgtcttcatcTTCTACTATGTGGTGGAGGAGATTTTGGAGCTGCGTATCCACAAGCTTCAGTACTTCACCAGCATCTGGAACGTCCTGGATGTGGTCATCATTCTG CTATCCATCGTTGCTATTGGTTTCCACATCTTTCGCACCATTGAGGTAAACAGACTTTTGGGAGAGTTGCTGAAACACCCTGACACCTATGCGGACTTCGAGTTCCTGGCGTTCTGGCAGACACAGTACAACAATATGAATGCAGTCAACTTATTCTTTGCATGGATCAAG ATATTCAAGTACATTAGCTTTAACAAAACAATGACCCAGCTCTCCTCCACTCTGGCACGTTGTGCTAAGGACATCCTGGGCTTTGCCATTATGTTCTTCATTGTCTTCTTTGCCTATGCCCAGCTGGGTTATCTTCTTTTTGGGACACAAGTGGAAAACTTCAGTACCTTTGTTAAATGCAT cttcaCCCAGTTTCGGATCATTCTTGGTGATTTTGACTACAATTCCATTGACAATGCCAACAGGGTTCTTGGGCCTATTTACTTTGTCACCTAtgtgttctttgttttctttgtgctcCTG AACATGTTTCTGGCCATCATCAATGACACGTACTCAGAAGTCAAGGAGGAGCTTTCAAGCCAGAAAGATGAGCTGCAGCTCTCAGACATTTTGAAGCAG AGCTACAACCGGACACTCAAGAAGCTGAAGGTGAAGAAGGAGAGGATTTCCGATgtgcagaaagcactgcagaataGAACAAAAGAACTGAACTTTGAAGACTTTAAGAATAGCTTGAAGGA ACTGGGCCATGCAGACAACGAGATCACAGCCGCCTTCTCCAGATTCGACAAAGATGGCAATTATGTTCTTGATGAAGAGGAGCAACAGCAGATGAAGCATGACCTGGAGgcaaaaagg GCTGCTTTGAACACAGAAATTGAAAATTTGGGGAAATCCTATGGTGACAACAACCTGGATGAGAATCTGACCTACATGGAAGCAAGGAATAACCACGCCAATAAGGCCAGCTGGGTCTCCAGAGAAGAATTCCAAGT CATCCTGCAACGTGTGCTGAAGCTGGAACAGTCCATAAACAGCATTAGCTCCAAGATTGATGCAGTGATGAACAAGCTAGACATGctggaaagaaacaaactgaAGAGGAAGGACATGGGCAAGCTGCTAGATAATACTAGCAAG GAGGAAGAACGCAGTCAAGAAGAGCTGCTCCCCCAGAGCCTAGACcagctggggaaagaaaaagcagaaagatggggaaataaCCAAAATGAGATCTACCCCATCTTGCCCAAATCAAGTGTGCTGGGATCTCAGGAGCCCAAAACTATCCAGCCGCAGTCTGATGTGCACTTCTAA